One part of the Desulfovibrio sp. genome encodes these proteins:
- a CDS encoding ABC transporter permease: MIAMSDLIRVSLRQVVRQRGFGVMLSIALGITAFIVLAVLGREIRYKVGQDMVLMGGVNVIQVYMDDAQYPGQPDREFYPETIEALSQLPGVSLVSRNLRDSKPFSIRGTGERTLAVDFIGIDQYFAEVYSIDLVAGRQLDAADVDAHRRVCLLGRDAARNLFGGSEESIGKLLFLEQDVFEVVGVVSGVMLGSWSQGGFLPYTTMADRNWGRGKVRRLFIRAIGWEDVPPLVKVIPQVVREHQSAPYIVVQTQEDQLKRIKTTFMWVEALLWLGIAASLMLGGFGIWYGTFAAVRARTREVGLKKAMGGSDVDILAQFLAEALCKSVAGGILGIVIGCALVEIGSLSLGTGISYSLLFASSIGSIVFSAVIGIAGGLYPAVQASRMDVVTALRFE, from the coding sequence ATGATCGCAATGTCAGACCTTATTCGCGTCAGCCTCAGGCAAGTTGTGCGTCAGCGCGGCTTTGGGGTGATGCTTTCTATCGCGCTGGGCATCACGGCGTTTATCGTCCTGGCGGTGCTTGGCCGCGAGATCCGCTACAAGGTTGGTCAGGACATGGTGCTTATGGGTGGCGTAAACGTCATCCAGGTATACATGGACGATGCCCAGTACCCGGGCCAGCCTGACCGCGAATTTTACCCCGAAACCATCGAGGCCCTTTCGCAGTTGCCCGGTGTGAGCCTTGTGAGTCGCAACCTGCGCGACAGCAAGCCATTCAGCATTCGCGGCACTGGCGAACGTACACTGGCCGTGGATTTTATTGGTATCGATCAGTATTTTGCCGAGGTGTATTCCATCGACCTTGTGGCAGGGCGGCAGCTCGACGCCGCCGATGTGGACGCCCACCGGCGTGTATGCCTGCTGGGCAGGGATGCGGCCAGAAATCTCTTTGGCGGCTCGGAAGAATCCATTGGCAAACTGCTGTTTCTCGAACAGGACGTTTTTGAGGTCGTGGGCGTTGTAAGCGGCGTAATGCTTGGCAGCTGGAGCCAGGGCGGCTTTTTGCCCTATACCACCATGGCCGACCGTAACTGGGGCCGTGGCAAGGTGCGGCGGCTCTTCATACGCGCCATCGGCTGGGAAGACGTGCCCCCGCTTGTAAAAGTTATTCCCCAGGTGGTGCGCGAGCATCAGTCGGCTCCGTATATCGTTGTGCAAACCCAGGAAGACCAGCTCAAGCGCATCAAAACCACCTTTATGTGGGTTGAAGCTCTGCTGTGGCTTGGTATTGCCGCATCGCTCATGTTGGGCGGCTTTGGCATCTGGTACGGCACATTTGCGGCGGTTCGCGCCAGAACGCGCGAAGTGGGGCTTAAAAAGGCCATGGGCGGCTCGGATGTGGACATCCTTGCGCAGTTTCTGGCCGAGGCCCTGTGCAAATCGGTTGCAGGCGGCATACTGGGCATAGTGATTGGCTGCGCTCTGGTCGAAATCGGTTCCCTTTCACTGGGAACGGGCATTTCGTATTCGCTGCTGTTTGCCAGCAGTATTGGCAGTATTGTTTTTTCTGCCGTTATCGGTATCGCAGGCGGTTTGTATCCTGCCGTTCAGGCTAGCCGCATGGACGTGGTAACCGCTCTGCGGTTTGAATAG
- a CDS encoding bacterioferritin, with protein sequence MAENRESRKAKVIEVLNKARAMELFAIHQYMNQHYNLDDMDYGELAANMKLIAIDEMRHAENFAERIKELGGEPTTQKDGKIVTGQEVSVIYEADANQEENTIEAYSGFLAICKEAGDIVSARLFERIIDEEQAHLTYYDNIDGHIKKLGDTYLAKIAGTPSTTGPATKGFVTATPAAG encoded by the coding sequence ATGGCTGAAAACAGGGAAAGCCGTAAGGCTAAAGTTATCGAAGTGCTCAATAAGGCGCGTGCCATGGAGCTGTTCGCCATCCATCAGTATATGAACCAGCATTACAATCTGGACGACATGGATTACGGCGAACTGGCGGCCAACATGAAGCTTATCGCTATTGACGAAATGCGTCATGCCGAAAATTTTGCCGAGCGCATCAAGGAACTGGGCGGCGAACCTACCACCCAGAAAGACGGCAAGATTGTGACCGGTCAGGAAGTATCCGTTATTTACGAGGCCGACGCCAATCAGGAAGAAAACACCATCGAGGCTTACAGCGGCTTTCTTGCCATCTGTAAGGAAGCGGGCGATATCGTCAGCGCGCGCCTCTTTGAGCGTATCATTGATGAAGAACAGGCCCACCTTACCTATTACGACAACATTGACGGCCACATCAAAAAGCTGGGCGACACCTATCTTGCCAAGATAGCCGGCACGCCTTCCACCACTGGTCCCGCCACCAAGGGCTTTGTAACCGCAACACCCGCAGCTGGCTAG
- a CDS encoding glucokinase: MQRIFAADIGGTNARFALFTGHEGSLGLDTVVWEKSADLRTAEDLLQIMQRQLQTPLAEGDMLVIALAGPTHGLRGKLTNGPLQVDLGGVGQRYGLSCCLLINDFTAQAFAALTPRGAGAKVVRGRALPDTESTQTKAVFGAGTGLGAASLVCCGGEAGFRHWLAVPSEAGHAPFAFVGAEEHAYQGFLARDLGCDMPTAENVLCGEGLSLLHYYLSGQFYYPAMVGEQVLSHDTPTLHWYARFLGRFCRQWILNTLSRGGLWIAGGIVAKNPQCVEHPAFLQELAAGGDVGGIVHATPILLTTDANSGLWGAARAGLEHLRGQTLAASAKG; encoded by the coding sequence ATGCAACGCATATTCGCAGCCGATATAGGCGGAACAAACGCACGCTTCGCCTTGTTCACCGGGCACGAGGGCAGCCTCGGGCTTGACACTGTGGTGTGGGAAAAGTCTGCTGATCTGCGCACTGCGGAAGATCTGCTGCAAATCATGCAGCGGCAGTTGCAGACCCCCCTTGCAGAAGGTGACATGCTGGTCATTGCCCTGGCTGGCCCCACGCACGGATTGCGAGGCAAGCTTACAAACGGGCCACTGCAGGTTGATCTTGGCGGGGTGGGGCAGCGATACGGCCTTTCGTGCTGTCTGTTGATCAATGATTTTACCGCTCAGGCCTTTGCCGCGCTGACGCCCCGGGGAGCAGGGGCCAAAGTAGTACGCGGCAGGGCACTTCCCGATACAGAATCCACACAGACTAAAGCCGTATTTGGCGCTGGAACGGGCCTTGGAGCGGCATCGCTTGTTTGCTGCGGCGGTGAGGCCGGTTTCAGGCACTGGCTGGCTGTTCCCTCTGAGGCCGGGCATGCGCCCTTTGCCTTTGTGGGCGCAGAAGAACATGCCTATCAGGGCTTTCTGGCGCGCGATCTTGGGTGCGACATGCCCACGGCTGAAAATGTGCTTTGCGGCGAAGGCCTTTCCCTGCTGCACTATTATCTGAGCGGGCAGTTTTATTACCCCGCCATGGTGGGTGAGCAGGTTCTTTCACACGACACCCCCACCCTTCACTGGTACGCCCGTTTTTTGGGGCGCTTTTGCCGTCAGTGGATATTGAACACCCTAAGCCGCGGAGGGCTGTGGATCGCTGGTGGCATTGTCGCCAAAAATCCGCAGTGCGTTGAGCATCCAGCCTTTTTGCAGGAACTTGCCGCTGGGGGGGATGTGGGCGGAATAGTGCACGCCACGCCAATTTTGCTGACAACCGATGCCAACAGCGGTCTGTGGGGGGCTGCGCGTGCGGGCCTTGAACACCTGCGTGGGCAGACTCTGGCCGCCAGTGCCAAGGGGTAG
- a CDS encoding transcriptional repressor, whose amino-acid sequence MAQTQTRMTRQRAVILEELRKLKSHPTADELYSIVRERLPRISLGTVYRNLDFLADSGEIRRLEAAGSTKRFDGDISHHQHVRCVYCGRIGDVEDVKLAPTVEGMHAMGFASILNSRVEYDGVCEICAKSLEATQ is encoded by the coding sequence ATGGCCCAAACACAAACACGAATGACCCGGCAGCGGGCTGTTATTCTGGAAGAACTGCGCAAGCTCAAGAGCCACCCCACGGCAGACGAGCTATACAGCATTGTGCGCGAGCGTTTGCCCCGAATCAGCCTGGGTACTGTGTATCGGAATCTGGACTTTCTGGCGGACAGCGGCGAAATTCGTCGTCTTGAGGCCGCTGGTTCAACCAAACGTTTTGACGGTGACATCTCGCACCACCAGCATGTTCGCTGCGTTTACTGCGGCCGCATTGGTGATGTGGAAGATGTGAAGCTGGCTCCCACAGTTGAGGGTATGCACGCCATGGGATTTGCGAGCATACTCAACTCGCGGGTGGAGTATGACGGCGTTTGCGAAATCTGCGCCAAATCTCTGGAAGCAACCCAATAA
- a CDS encoding rubredoxin, with translation MAEPKDMWRCQMVNCGYVYDPDRGDKRHKVPAGTRFEDLPEDWKCPVCGATKKSFRPLSDEG, from the coding sequence ATGGCAGAACCCAAGGATATGTGGCGTTGTCAGATGGTGAATTGCGGCTACGTGTACGACCCCGACCGGGGCGACAAGCGCCACAAGGTGCCAGCCGGAACCCGTTTTGAAGATCTGCCTGAAGATTGGAAGTGCCCCGTGTGCGGAGCCACCAAAAAGAGTTTTCGTCCTTTGAGCGACGAAGGCTAG
- the ybaK gene encoding Cys-tRNA(Pro) deacylase, which produces MSAAKVSKTNAARILEGLGIPFELHMAEVDESDLSAVTMAHKLDVDPACVFKTLVARGDKTGVIMACIPAAAELDLKALAAASGNKHAEMVPLKDVRPLTGYMRGGCSPLGAKKAYPVYMDESAILHENIFVSAGQRGVQLRLSPDDLLRAVEGQYAPLARP; this is translated from the coding sequence ATGTCCGCCGCAAAAGTTTCCAAAACCAATGCCGCCAGAATTCTTGAAGGTCTGGGCATACCCTTTGAACTGCACATGGCCGAGGTGGACGAGAGCGATCTTTCTGCCGTCACCATGGCCCACAAGCTGGACGTTGACCCGGCCTGCGTGTTCAAAACTCTGGTGGCCCGTGGTGACAAGACAGGTGTGATCATGGCCTGCATTCCCGCTGCGGCAGAACTGGACCTCAAAGCCCTTGCTGCCGCCTCTGGCAACAAACACGCAGAAATGGTGCCGCTCAAGGATGTACGTCCCCTCACCGGTTATATGCGCGGCGGCTGTTCGCCCCTTGGCGCCAAGAAGGCCTATCCCGTCTATATGGACGAAAGCGCCATTCTGCACGAAAACATCTTTGTGAGCGCCGGGCAACGAGGTGTACAGCTGCGCCTCAGTCCAGACGATCTGCTGCGCGCCGTAGAGGGCCAATACGCCCCTCTGGCCCGACCCTGA
- the rfaE2 gene encoding D-glycero-beta-D-manno-heptose 1-phosphate adenylyltransferase, which yields MDFDGVRVLVVGDVMLDHYIAGQVKRISPEAPVPVVSVAKRWSVPGGAANVARNLVRLGVDVAVAGVVGQDAAADDLRAALAAEGIVDGLAASATRRTTCKTRVLAQGQQLLRLDEEVCAPLSAEEAEALGARVLSLLQGRQAVILSDYAKGVLLETANGINLCRIVIEEARRLGIAVLVDPKGSDWQRYAGAHCVTPNAGEFDVACGLEPGAKLDRPRRESLAAELRARHGIERLLVTRGPKGMVLFSPGEAPVYCRASVREVADVSGAGDTAIATLAACVGKGLPWAESMHLANAAAGVAVGKMGTAPVSLAELNEALREQADNPKLFDLPGLVEKTEEWRRKGETIVFTNGCFDLLHPGHISLIRQSAAQGDRLIVGLNSDASVRRLKGPTRPIQNENSRALLLAALSDVDGIVLFDQDTPLELITALRPDVLVKGSDYTIGSVVGADVVQQGGGRVHLARLVDGCSTTGIVRKIDNQKDVP from the coding sequence ATGGATTTTGACGGAGTGCGCGTATTGGTTGTGGGCGATGTGATGCTTGATCATTACATTGCCGGTCAGGTGAAAAGAATATCACCAGAGGCTCCCGTGCCCGTGGTATCTGTGGCAAAGCGGTGGTCTGTGCCTGGCGGCGCGGCCAACGTGGCCCGCAACCTGGTTCGCCTGGGCGTGGATGTGGCCGTGGCTGGCGTGGTGGGGCAGGATGCCGCCGCCGACGACCTGCGCGCGGCCCTTGCCGCCGAGGGCATTGTGGATGGCCTTGCCGCCTCTGCCACCCGCCGCACTACCTGCAAAACACGCGTGCTCGCGCAAGGGCAGCAGTTGCTGCGTCTGGATGAGGAAGTATGCGCGCCCCTTTCGGCAGAAGAAGCCGAGGCGCTTGGCGCCCGGGTACTCTCGCTTTTGCAAGGGCGGCAGGCCGTAATTTTGTCAGACTACGCCAAGGGCGTGCTGCTTGAAACGGCCAACGGCATCAATTTGTGCCGCATTGTTATTGAAGAAGCGCGCCGTCTGGGCATCGCCGTACTGGTCGACCCCAAGGGCAGCGACTGGCAGCGGTATGCTGGTGCGCACTGCGTTACGCCCAATGCGGGTGAATTTGATGTGGCCTGCGGGCTTGAACCCGGCGCAAAACTCGACAGACCCCGGCGTGAATCGCTCGCCGCAGAACTGCGAGCCCGACACGGCATCGAGCGGCTGCTTGTAACCCGCGGCCCCAAGGGCATGGTGTTGTTCAGCCCCGGCGAAGCGCCCGTGTACTGCCGCGCCAGCGTGCGCGAGGTTGCCGATGTTTCTGGCGCTGGCGATACCGCCATTGCCACTCTGGCTGCCTGCGTGGGCAAGGGTTTGCCCTGGGCCGAGAGCATGCATCTGGCCAATGCCGCGGCGGGTGTTGCCGTGGGCAAGATGGGCACGGCCCCGGTTTCGCTGGCCGAGCTTAACGAGGCCCTGCGCGAACAGGCAGACAATCCCAAACTTTTTGACCTGCCCGGCCTTGTGGAAAAAACTGAAGAGTGGCGCAGAAAGGGCGAAACCATCGTATTTACCAACGGGTGTTTTGACCTGCTGCACCCCGGCCACATTTCGCTTATCCGCCAGAGCGCCGCTCAGGGAGACCGCCTGATTGTGGGCCTCAACAGCGATGCCTCCGTGCGCCGCCTCAAGGGGCCCACGCGTCCCATCCAGAACGAAAACAGCCGCGCGCTCCTGCTGGCGGCTCTGTCCGATGTCGATGGCATTGTGCTGTTTGACCAGGATACCCCCCTTGAACTTATCACGGCCTTGCGCCCCGACGTACTGGTTAAAGGCAGCGACTACACCATCGGTTCGGTTGTGGGCGCTGATGTCGTGCAGCAGGGGGGTGGCAGGGTGCACCTTGCCCGTCTGGTAGACGGTTGCAGCACAACCGGCATTGTGCGCAAGATCGATAACCAGAAGGATGTTCCGTAA
- a CDS encoding ATP-binding protein — translation MSESQQPYQGNLANPLVLALEISSSALLHVSKEPFLRAAMSSIGESLHCDLVSLVEFDDEHWSAPVVWRSGIRSSDVSVQEVTLKDIEPVLSVFQDGSSLCVADTSTMPEGPQKTLFLSRGIKSAICVPIAHDGQLFGGICLLRHRYIGKWTIEDSSLCHLLGNILAITLTHFRLYSQLQRKHRQLHDILDAFTDPVCIVDMETYKILFVNHSVEETYPRKDDSLSNLCYKRLMGRDTPCPFCTNAIIAASDEPYHWTYENKTTRRTYTVVDKAIRWDNDKTVRLSISRDVTDLLQTQREKQNAEVASQAKSEFLAHMSHEIRTPMNGIIGLTHLALQSNPSDDQKNYLQKIRSSATNLLAIINDILDLSKIEANKMMLENTNYPLEDVLEFVHTSLRFPIEQKGLEYVCRIGDEVPHKLWGDSLRLKQVLLNLMSNAVKFTAEGKISLSIERESSGDTDNLHFRISDTGMGISREYQQHLFDPYTQANASISRRFGGTGLGLSICKRIAELMHGVLWCESELGKGSTFHLCIPCAPARNVYCPTGHIAALPEPLEGAEACSILVAEDNDINVEILRAMLRQLGFECDIASNGKEALRMAMETPYDIVLMDINMPEMDGLTATREIRRKLPQDDDKKKLPIIALTAATMPDNIAEIINAGMNDHIAKPFSIETLRKKLASWLNLR, via the coding sequence ATGTCAGAATCACAGCAGCCGTATCAGGGCAACCTAGCCAACCCCCTGGTTCTGGCTTTGGAAATATCAAGCTCAGCACTTCTGCACGTCAGCAAAGAGCCTTTTCTCAGAGCAGCAATGTCCAGCATTGGCGAGTCACTGCACTGTGATCTAGTGTCATTGGTGGAGTTTGACGACGAGCACTGGTCTGCCCCTGTGGTCTGGCGTTCTGGCATACGTTCCAGCGATGTAAGTGTGCAAGAGGTTACCCTGAAGGATATTGAGCCCGTCCTCAGTGTGTTTCAGGATGGCAGCAGCCTGTGCGTGGCCGATACATCCACCATGCCCGAGGGACCGCAAAAAACACTCTTTCTTTCGCGGGGCATAAAATCTGCAATCTGCGTACCCATTGCCCACGATGGCCAGCTTTTTGGCGGCATCTGCCTGTTGCGCCATCGCTACATAGGCAAATGGACAATCGAAGATTCAAGTCTCTGCCATCTTCTGGGCAATATTCTTGCCATTACACTTACGCATTTCCGGCTGTACTCGCAGCTGCAGCGCAAGCACCGCCAGCTGCACGATATTCTTGACGCCTTCACCGATCCTGTCTGCATAGTAGACATGGAGACGTATAAGATTCTTTTTGTCAATCACAGCGTCGAAGAAACATACCCTAGAAAGGACGATTCCCTTTCAAATCTCTGCTATAAGCGGCTCATGGGCCGCGATACACCCTGCCCGTTCTGCACCAATGCCATCATTGCGGCTTCTGACGAGCCCTACCACTGGACGTATGAAAACAAGACCACACGCCGCACCTACACGGTGGTGGACAAGGCCATCAGGTGGGACAATGACAAAACTGTTCGCCTGAGCATTTCGCGCGATGTGACCGATCTGCTGCAAACCCAGCGCGAAAAGCAGAATGCAGAGGTAGCCTCGCAGGCAAAAAGCGAATTTCTGGCCCACATGAGCCACGAAATACGCACCCCCATGAACGGCATCATTGGTCTTACCCATCTGGCCCTGCAATCGAACCCCAGCGACGACCAGAAAAACTACCTGCAGAAAATCCGCTCTTCCGCCACCAATCTTCTTGCCATCATCAATGATATTCTCGATCTCTCCAAGATCGAGGCCAACAAGATGATGCTTGAAAACACCAACTACCCGCTGGAAGACGTACTGGAATTCGTGCACACCTCGCTGCGCTTTCCCATTGAGCAAAAAGGGCTTGAGTACGTTTGCAGGATTGGCGACGAAGTACCGCACAAACTGTGGGGCGACAGCCTGCGTCTCAAACAGGTTTTGCTCAACCTCATGAGCAATGCCGTCAAATTCACCGCCGAAGGCAAGATTTCGCTGAGCATCGAGCGTGAAAGCTCGGGCGACACCGACAACCTGCATTTCAGAATTTCTGATACGGGCATGGGCATCAGTCGCGAATACCAGCAGCACCTTTTCGACCCGTATACCCAGGCCAATGCGAGCATCAGCCGCCGATTCGGTGGCACAGGTCTGGGGCTCAGCATCTGCAAGCGTATTGCCGAGCTTATGCATGGCGTGCTGTGGTGCGAAAGCGAACTGGGCAAGGGTTCTACCTTTCACCTTTGCATTCCCTGCGCCCCGGCCCGCAATGTCTATTGTCCCACAGGGCACATCGCCGCCCTGCCCGAACCCCTGGAAGGCGCGGAGGCGTGCAGCATTCTGGTGGCTGAAGACAACGATATCAACGTGGAAATACTGCGCGCCATGCTGCGCCAACTGGGCTTTGAATGCGACATTGCGTCCAATGGCAAGGAAGCTCTGCGCATGGCAATGGAAACCCCATATGATATTGTGCTGATGGACATAAACATGCCCGAGATGGATGGCCTGACCGCCACTAGAGAAATCCGCCGCAAGCTGCCCCAGGACGACGACAAAAAGAAGCTGCCCATCATCGCCCTCACCGCCGCCACCATGCCAGACAATATCGCTGAAATCATCAATGCCGGCATGAACGACCACATCGCCAAGCCCTTCAGCATCGAAACGCTACGCAAAAAGCTAGCATCCTGGCTTAACCTGCGCTGA
- a CDS encoding glycosyltransferase, which produces MAPVIVAKDLYKCYAGFSPVLRGVNIEVVPGEMVAIMGPSGCGKSTMLHVLGMLHAPDAGSLEILGKDVLTLDREQTASFRRGTMGFVMQSSNLFDHSTVFENVEFPLIFEKIPPEERWERVIRALELVRLSARVHYRSNRLSGGEQQRVAIARAMVNNPRILLADEPTGALDAKTSRLIMDNFRSLCHTGGVSMVMVTHDPKMAEFCDSIYTLEDGILHCRKRDLPQLPETVSHNLLQGVTPVVRGAMVAECFPEASGQCLMDEAHRMHASGLLTRIYAIRDNGLLGNPEGYALPLAVRRIGSLRVLSACLGMLRLMRGASSQLWSLWRKLPGRGRWGSRWWDHLRSFCAGSMLARWGQEEKIEFFYAAGAHGPATASWVASRLLHVPFAFAVRAQDMAEPGLNWAAKGADAQFVRCDTDATRDAMLQLLPELKDKLVVLRDPLTLTPPEEPEEQMPVPGAGNAEGTDSVEELNLLAVGTIARRKGYDLLLRACRLLADRKVNFVLTLVGQGPEKLRLRWLAWRLGLRGRVQFAGQIPHENMADMYNRADIFVAPGRKTAGGEADGVPSALVEALAFGVTVVASDLPGHAEAVTDGGNGRLVPQDNVGALTDVLESLASHPEERKRLGEAARKSVFSLADADRTEARLTELIKKACGKD; this is translated from the coding sequence ATGGCACCCGTTATAGTCGCCAAGGATTTATACAAATGCTACGCTGGCTTTTCGCCAGTGCTGCGTGGCGTAAACATTGAGGTTGTTCCCGGCGAGATGGTGGCCATCATGGGGCCTTCTGGCTGCGGCAAATCCACCATGTTGCACGTGCTGGGAATGCTGCACGCGCCCGATGCCGGTTCGCTGGAGATTCTCGGCAAGGATGTGCTGACGCTCGACCGCGAGCAGACAGCCAGCTTCCGGCGTGGCACCATGGGTTTTGTCATGCAGTCGAGCAACCTTTTCGACCACTCCACAGTGTTTGAAAATGTTGAATTTCCGCTGATATTCGAAAAGATTCCGCCCGAAGAGCGCTGGGAGCGCGTCATCCGCGCCCTTGAACTGGTGCGGCTTTCTGCCCGTGTGCATTATCGCAGCAACCGCCTTTCGGGCGGTGAGCAGCAGCGCGTGGCCATTGCCCGCGCCATGGTCAACAATCCGCGCATTCTGCTGGCCGACGAACCCACTGGTGCGCTGGACGCAAAGACCAGCCGCCTGATCATGGATAATTTTCGCTCGCTCTGCCACACTGGCGGCGTTTCCATGGTCATGGTTACGCACGACCCCAAGATGGCCGAATTTTGCGACAGCATCTACACGCTTGAAGACGGTATTCTGCACTGCCGCAAGCGTGACCTACCTCAGCTGCCCGAAACCGTATCGCACAACCTGCTTCAGGGCGTCACGCCGGTGGTGCGCGGCGCAATGGTTGCCGAGTGCTTTCCCGAAGCTTCCGGCCAGTGCCTTATGGACGAAGCCCACCGCATGCATGCCTCTGGCCTGCTGACCCGCATTTACGCCATCCGCGACAATGGCCTGCTGGGCAACCCGGAAGGCTATGCCCTGCCGCTTGCCGTGCGCCGCATTGGCTCGTTGCGCGTGCTTAGCGCATGCCTTGGCATGCTGCGCCTCATGCGCGGGGCGTCGTCCCAGCTATGGTCGCTGTGGCGCAAGCTTCCCGGCCGTGGCCGCTGGGGCAGCCGCTGGTGGGATCACCTGCGTTCTTTCTGCGCCGGATCCATGCTGGCGCGCTGGGGACAGGAAGAAAAAATCGAATTTTTTTATGCCGCCGGGGCGCACGGCCCCGCTACAGCCAGCTGGGTTGCATCGCGCCTTTTGCACGTGCCTTTTGCCTTTGCCGTGCGCGCGCAGGATATGGCCGAGCCGGGGCTGAACTGGGCCGCCAAGGGCGCTGATGCCCAGTTTGTCCGCTGCGATACCGACGCCACGCGTGATGCCATGCTGCAATTACTGCCTGAGCTGAAAGACAAGCTTGTGGTGTTGCGCGACCCGCTGACCCTCACGCCGCCGGAAGAGCCGGAAGAACAGATGCCAGTGCCCGGGGCTGGCAATGCCGAAGGCACCGATTCTGTAGAAGAGCTCAATCTGCTGGCGGTGGGAACCATTGCACGACGCAAGGGCTATGATCTGCTGCTCAGGGCCTGCCGTCTGCTGGCAGACAGAAAGGTAAATTTTGTGCTGACCTTGGTGGGGCAGGGGCCTGAGAAGCTGCGCCTGCGATGGCTTGCCTGGCGGCTTGGCCTGCGGGGCCGGGTGCAGTTTGCTGGTCAGATTCCCCACGAGAACATGGCAGACATGTACAACCGCGCCGATATTTTTGTTGCGCCGGGCCGCAAAACTGCCGGTGGCGAAGCCGACGGCGTGCCTTCGGCCCTGGTGGAAGCTCTTGCCTTTGGCGTTACGGTGGTGGCCAGTGACCTGCCCGGTCACGCCGAGGCCGTAACCGACGGCGGCAACGGGCGTCTTGTGCCGCAAGACAACGTAGGCGCTTTGACAGATGTGCTTGAATCGCTGGCCTCTCACCCCGAGGAACGCAAACGCCTGGGTGAAGCTGCGCGCAAGTCTGTGTTTTCTCTGGCCGATGCAGACCGCACAGAGGCACGTCTGACCGAACTGATCAAAAAAGCCTGCGGTAAAGACTAA
- a CDS encoding PhzF family phenazine biosynthesis protein, with the protein MLYFHADVFCKEPMTGNGLTVIVADTFPQSDVMQRMAQEFRQFETIFLVQRGQSVFDARIFTVEEELDFAGHPILGAAAVVRQEFMCDDTGIVFNLNSRQVSVTCKQQGLAFHSCMDQGPAEFVRSLEPEIYQQFLRPLNLSQCHVSAGYPLQVVSTGLPYLLVPITSGLAQARIVTADYESQLAQIGAKFAYVFDVNAVEGRTWDNAGQVEDVATGSAAGPVGAYLYRHGRFAARDPITLRQGRFVGRDSEIHVCAQATTGNMLVSGEVRILVRGSLAKMQ; encoded by the coding sequence GTGCTGTACTTTCATGCAGATGTGTTTTGCAAGGAGCCAATGACCGGCAACGGCCTTACCGTGATTGTTGCCGATACTTTTCCCCAGTCTGACGTCATGCAGCGCATGGCACAGGAATTCCGGCAGTTTGAAACCATATTCCTTGTACAGCGCGGGCAGAGTGTTTTTGATGCGCGCATTTTTACGGTTGAGGAAGAGCTGGATTTTGCCGGGCACCCCATTCTTGGTGCCGCCGCTGTTGTGCGGCAGGAATTCATGTGCGACGACACCGGCATTGTTTTTAATCTCAACAGCAGGCAGGTGTCTGTAACCTGCAAGCAGCAGGGTCTCGCATTTCATAGCTGCATGGACCAGGGTCCGGCAGAATTTGTGCGCAGCCTTGAACCAGAAATCTACCAGCAATTTCTGCGGCCGCTGAATCTGAGCCAATGTCATGTTTCAGCCGGGTATCCGCTACAGGTCGTTTCCACTGGCCTGCCCTACCTGCTTGTACCGATAACCTCTGGCCTTGCACAGGCCCGCATAGTTACCGCAGATTACGAAAGCCAGCTGGCGCAGATCGGCGCAAAGTTTGCCTATGTGTTTGACGTAAATGCCGTGGAAGGAAGAACCTGGGACAACGCAGGACAGGTAGAAGACGTGGCCACCGGCAGCGCTGCCGGGCCGGTTGGAGCCTATCTGTACAGGCACGGCAGGTTTGCAGCCCGCGATCCCATCACGTTGCGTCAGGGGCGCTTTGTGGGCCGTGATTCAGAAATTCATGTCTGCGCTCAGGCCACCACCGGCAACATGCTGGTAAGCGGAGAAGTGCGCATTCTTGTGCGCGGTTCTCTGGCCAAAATGCAGTAA